The following proteins come from a genomic window of Trifolium pratense cultivar HEN17-A07 linkage group LG4, ARS_RC_1.1, whole genome shotgun sequence:
- the LOC123919770 gene encoding uncharacterized protein At2g23090, with protein MGGGNGQKAKMARERNLEKQKNAGKGSQLETNKKAMSIQCKVCMQTFICTTSEVKCKEHAEARHPKSDLFTCFPHLKP; from the exons ATGGGAGGAGGTAACGGCCAAAAGGCAAAGATGGCTCGCGAGAGAAACCTCGAGAAGCAGAAGAATGCTGGCAAAG GAAGCCAgcttgaaacaaacaaaaaagctaTGTCGATCCAG TGCAAGGTTTGCATGCAAACATTCATCTGCACCACCTCAGAAGTGAAGTGCAAGGAGCATGCTGAGGCTAGACACCCCAAATCTGATCTCTTCACTTGTTTTCCTCATCTCAAACCATAA